Proteins encoded by one window of Acuticoccus sp. MNP-M23:
- a CDS encoding OmpA family protein: MIVLTRFARVAVLGTGLALTAGAASAEDTYSVSDVVKHFSQSANLGKTRALCIGTPTECGAPEAAAAPQPFNLQIQFPLGSAELTPEARQQLDVFAEAATGALSRASFHIDGHTDARGADGLNLTLSDRRANAVVAYLVDKGVSSARLKAEGYGETQPINLDPFAAENRRVEASLADIQ; encoded by the coding sequence TTGATCGTATTGACCCGCTTCGCCCGCGTTGCCGTTCTGGGCACGGGGCTCGCCCTCACCGCCGGCGCTGCATCCGCCGAGGACACCTACTCGGTGTCCGATGTGGTGAAACACTTCTCGCAGAGCGCCAACCTCGGCAAGACACGCGCCTTGTGCATCGGCACGCCGACCGAGTGCGGCGCGCCCGAGGCCGCCGCGGCACCGCAGCCGTTCAACCTCCAGATCCAGTTTCCGCTCGGCTCTGCCGAGTTGACGCCGGAGGCCCGCCAGCAGCTTGACGTGTTTGCCGAGGCTGCAACCGGGGCCCTGTCCCGCGCTAGCTTCCACATCGACGGTCACACCGATGCGCGCGGCGCCGACGGCCTCAATCTCACCTTGTCGGATCGGCGCGCGAATGCCGTTGTCGCCTATCTGGTGGACAAGGGCGTATCGTCCGCACGGCTGAAGGCCGAGGGCTATGGCGAGACCCAGCCCATCAACCTCGACCCGTTTGCCGCCGAAAATCGCCGCGTGGAAGCCTCCCTGGCCGACATCCAGTAG
- a CDS encoding sterol desaturase family protein, with product MSGLVESFADFSLLWALTYALTFGSYLIFGVLFTAWANHHPERKIQPRRDGLKRRNKEIAASARSLIVTCACFAGGLHLALRGYTLFDPLALTWWSAPLMFGASVVLFDTWFYWVHRLGHTGAFKKWHLLHHQSVAPTVWSNYSDTFFDAFTQQSYFLFMPLIAPFSPFVFVAHRVFDHFNGMIGHSGFEFAAGPSSRAPWPLASVTFHDLHHSTFNYNFANHFSVWDRVMGTVHPRYDDAVVAMETRVAGGDAPEPRDVALSRDI from the coding sequence ATGTCGGGCCTTGTTGAAAGCTTTGCGGATTTTTCGCTGCTCTGGGCGCTGACCTATGCACTCACGTTCGGCTCATACCTGATTTTCGGCGTCCTGTTTACCGCATGGGCCAACCACCATCCCGAACGCAAGATCCAGCCGCGCCGGGACGGCCTGAAACGACGCAACAAGGAAATCGCGGCGAGCGCGCGGTCGCTCATCGTCACATGCGCCTGCTTTGCCGGCGGCCTGCACCTTGCGCTGCGTGGCTACACCCTGTTCGACCCGCTGGCGCTCACCTGGTGGTCCGCGCCCTTGATGTTCGGCGCCTCGGTGGTCCTGTTCGACACGTGGTTCTACTGGGTCCACCGCCTCGGCCACACCGGCGCCTTCAAAAAGTGGCATCTCCTCCACCACCAGTCGGTCGCCCCCACGGTGTGGAGCAATTATTCCGATACCTTCTTCGATGCCTTCACCCAGCAGAGCTATTTCCTGTTCATGCCGCTGATCGCGCCGTTCTCGCCGTTCGTGTTCGTCGCGCACCGGGTGTTCGACCATTTCAACGGCATGATCGGCCATTCCGGCTTCGAGTTCGCGGCCGGGCCGTCCTCGCGCGCGCCATGGCCGCTGGCATCGGTGACGTTCCACGATCTTCACCACTCGACGTTCAACTACAATTTCGCCAACCATTTCTCGGTCTGGGACCGGGTGATGGGCACCGTCCATCCGAGGTATGACGACGCCGTGGTGGCCATGGAGACGCGCGTTGCCGGTGGCGACGCGCCCGAACCGCGCGACGTCGCCCTCTCCCGCGACATCTGA
- a CDS encoding sulfite exporter TauE/SafE family protein, protein MEEYGWLAGAIGLLIGGILKGATGAGAPIVAVPVLALIYDVPLAVAVFTTSSLLSNIWQGWRYRGSQGSKSFVWWFAGMASVGTILGSLLLVTLPSEFLMTSVSALVFLYIVFRLLRPEWQLSERAAGRIVAPAGFLGGMLQGAAGLSAPISLTFLTAMKMERARFIATVSVFFAMTSITQIPTLYGLGVMTPQLFGVSLLACIPVFGGMPIGAALAKRFSKKTFDTVMLAILAVVASRLVVEALFF, encoded by the coding sequence ATGGAGGAGTACGGCTGGCTCGCGGGGGCGATCGGTCTGTTGATCGGCGGCATCCTGAAGGGGGCCACCGGGGCTGGGGCGCCGATCGTCGCAGTGCCGGTGCTGGCGCTGATCTACGATGTGCCGCTCGCGGTGGCGGTGTTCACCACGTCTTCGCTGCTGTCCAACATCTGGCAAGGGTGGCGCTATCGCGGATCGCAGGGGTCCAAAAGTTTCGTGTGGTGGTTCGCCGGGATGGCGTCGGTGGGCACGATTCTCGGCTCCCTGCTCCTGGTGACGCTGCCGTCGGAATTCCTGATGACGTCTGTGAGCGCGCTGGTGTTCCTCTATATCGTGTTCCGCCTCTTGCGGCCGGAATGGCAGCTTTCGGAGCGGGCGGCGGGGCGGATTGTGGCGCCGGCCGGCTTTCTGGGCGGAATGTTGCAGGGGGCGGCGGGGCTTTCGGCGCCCATCTCGCTCACCTTTCTGACTGCGATGAAGATGGAGCGGGCGCGGTTCATCGCCACCGTGTCGGTGTTTTTCGCAATGACGTCGATCACGCAGATCCCGACCCTTTACGGGCTCGGCGTGATGACGCCGCAGCTCTTCGGCGTCAGCCTGCTCGCCTGCATTCCGGTGTTCGGCGGCATGCCCATCGGCGCGGCGCTGGCAAAACGCTTCTCGAAGAAGACGTTCGATACCGTGATGCTGGCGATCCTCGCCGTGGTCGCCTCGCGGCTGGTGGTCGAAGCGCTGTTCTTCTAG
- a CDS encoding caspase family protein encodes MAASDARDISASEPPRVAFVIGNQDYDNLTVDALKNPINDGKLVARSLRRLNFDVVEGYDLTLDELTTLFASNRAKIDNAEAVVLYYAGHGFQLDGKNYVVPVDAQLTSIGAIPLQTVQLDALVAELANTDRPTLIFMDACRENPLPPSVDADTIDGLAQIEAGTNTFIAFSTELGKVSFGGQGNNSPFALAMATHLETPGQSVSDLMIAVRNETQDLTLNRQTPWTQESLQAQFYFTDRQVLDPAALRIAAAEILNDPRQLEAFLKAREEENLSFLPAVFRARQRGVSVLGQPAPLQFEELYEKPADGTKKAAKDGTGDDPVSNIAIASTAPSNTDPADSQRSDDVLETLMFARLDDGRPVASAPGPQPVDRRELARKLQTELQRLGCYRMRIDGDWGRGSRGALRKYLKEKNLSADSLDPSVSMLNRTSLDSGRICREPVIIKRKKSVNVAKRTPARATVRKQRTKRASRKTVPSFRKRAAKGQSRKAQVSRRAQRREALPPDLQMGVGIGF; translated from the coding sequence ATGGCAGCCAGCGATGCGCGCGATATCAGTGCTTCGGAGCCGCCGCGCGTCGCCTTCGTCATCGGCAACCAGGACTACGACAACCTCACCGTCGACGCGTTGAAGAACCCCATCAACGACGGCAAGCTCGTGGCCCGGTCGCTTCGCCGCCTCAACTTCGACGTTGTGGAGGGCTACGACCTCACGCTCGACGAGCTGACGACCCTCTTCGCCAGCAACCGCGCCAAGATCGACAATGCCGAAGCGGTGGTCCTCTACTATGCCGGCCACGGCTTCCAGCTTGACGGCAAGAATTACGTGGTTCCCGTCGACGCGCAGCTCACCTCCATCGGCGCCATCCCGCTGCAGACCGTGCAGCTCGACGCGCTTGTGGCCGAGCTTGCAAATACCGACAGGCCGACGCTGATCTTCATGGATGCGTGCCGGGAAAACCCGCTGCCGCCCTCGGTCGACGCCGACACCATCGACGGCCTGGCGCAGATCGAAGCCGGCACCAACACGTTCATCGCGTTCTCCACGGAGCTGGGCAAGGTCTCGTTCGGCGGGCAGGGCAACAACAGCCCGTTTGCGCTGGCCATGGCCACCCACCTCGAAACCCCCGGCCAGAGCGTGTCGGACCTGATGATTGCCGTGCGCAACGAGACCCAGGACCTGACGCTGAACCGGCAAACGCCATGGACGCAGGAGTCGCTGCAGGCGCAGTTCTATTTCACGGACCGGCAGGTGCTGGACCCCGCCGCGCTGCGGATCGCCGCCGCCGAAATCCTGAACGACCCGCGCCAGCTGGAGGCTTTCCTGAAGGCGCGTGAAGAGGAAAATCTCAGCTTCCTGCCCGCCGTCTTCCGGGCCCGCCAGCGCGGCGTTTCCGTCCTCGGTCAGCCCGCACCGCTGCAGTTCGAGGAGCTTTACGAAAAGCCCGCGGACGGCACGAAAAAGGCTGCCAAAGACGGCACGGGCGATGACCCGGTGTCCAACATCGCCATCGCCAGCACCGCGCCGTCCAACACCGACCCGGCCGACAGCCAGCGCAGCGACGACGTGCTGGAAACGCTGATGTTCGCCCGGCTGGACGACGGCCGCCCGGTGGCCAGCGCGCCCGGCCCGCAGCCGGTCGACCGGCGCGAACTTGCGCGCAAGCTGCAGACCGAACTCCAGCGGCTCGGCTGCTACCGGATGCGCATCGACGGGGACTGGGGACGCGGCTCACGCGGCGCCCTGCGCAAATACCTCAAGGAAAAGAACCTTTCGGCGGACAGCCTCGACCCGTCAGTCTCGATGCTGAACCGCACGAGCCTCGATTCGGGCCGGATCTGCCGCGAGCCGGTGATCATCAAGCGCAAGAAGAGCGTCAACGTCGCAAAGCGCACCCCGGCCCGCGCGACCGTGCGCAAGCAACGCACGAAGCGCGCCAGCAGGAAGACTGTTCCCTCGTTCCGCAAGCGCGCCGCAAAGGGCCAGAGCCGCAAGGCCCAGGTCTCCCGCCGCGCGCAACGTCGCGAGGCTCTGCCGCCCGACCTTCAGATGGGCGTTGGTATCGGTTTTTAA
- a CDS encoding autotransporter outer membrane beta-barrel domain-containing protein — MDLRQAFLRVSLSAVALGAVSLAAPDRAAAACAIENASPILVNCRQSDFTQTLTYRRSTDELTLSGDRTVTTDFAGNDRLLVTGNPEGSDSVLRVQTITVENTEAFLDLGAGDDEFVIRDARYEGTILTGAGNDTVIFGRRVNLAPGRTTSLPPRASFPTNASVDTGSGNDNIQVSRNYFASMDVLAGSGNDTITWGGFGYGSVDAGAGNDSVTLFDGRIDGTLAGGTGRDTLNFTGGEVGGAITGFETVDIKEKNGARIGGTVTIEGTGTTDVSLTGTNFLSRGSSAPTFDLSGVDEFAVSRSKFRLSGQQGINELRLINNSRLAISGAVSLISGGSRGGLVAKNSIIDAVDGAADDSLRISAGRFQNSTLRFDVDAVSANQRADQLIFDRRRINRQLEDQISGRNILQVNFVAPTSGEVEVEIAKIYGDSEVRFIQAALSTFSAEGIGPNYDPTRELTLRPGNNGTVVLVSAAVDAGDSFDPPPAVANGAAAALTSGEVGEINTQLADGATGFGGGAGRTQISPTFGVFSNGSFGRVFHDGYSVSGGGTNLATPDFTADNFSLFATGELDASAQWGIEDIGLRLSVFGGYVQSYVSLDRSLDGGPPTPFTSTGFNEGAVLGGSVLVSKIQGEGNLNYALGSVAGLLGETDTTNGDNNGKGSYGTQGLILSAKVGRNMPIADRVRLDLRFGGSYVYFHGNSFTDSVGTNFSESETSYGLLNFEPGVSTAFVLDNGVRINPTARALMQLRVGYDNTAGINGTNFSFDDADFTVGGELGATANLTERLTAGAAIQGRLSEDQRSIFGKLSLSYRFGGGRDS, encoded by the coding sequence ATGGATCTCCGTCAGGCCTTTCTGCGTGTTTCTTTGTCCGCTGTCGCGCTGGGCGCTGTTTCCCTCGCGGCGCCCGACCGCGCCGCTGCCGCCTGCGCCATTGAGAACGCCTCGCCCATTCTGGTGAACTGCCGCCAGAGCGATTTCACCCAGACGCTGACCTACCGCAGATCCACCGACGAGCTGACCCTCTCCGGGGACCGCACTGTCACCACCGATTTTGCAGGAAACGACCGCCTGCTGGTGACCGGAAACCCCGAGGGATCCGACAGTGTCCTGCGGGTGCAGACAATTACCGTCGAAAACACCGAAGCGTTTCTGGACCTTGGTGCCGGAGACGACGAATTCGTGATCCGCGACGCCAGGTACGAGGGCACCATCCTCACCGGCGCCGGCAACGACACCGTGATCTTCGGCCGCCGCGTCAATCTCGCGCCGGGCCGGACGACTTCACTGCCGCCGCGGGCGAGCTTTCCCACCAATGCGTCGGTGGACACCGGCTCCGGCAACGACAACATTCAGGTTTCGCGGAATTATTTCGCGTCGATGGACGTGCTGGCAGGCAGCGGCAACGACACGATCACCTGGGGCGGCTTCGGCTATGGCTCGGTGGACGCAGGCGCCGGCAATGACAGCGTCACCCTGTTCGACGGCAGGATCGACGGGACCCTCGCCGGTGGCACCGGCCGCGATACGCTGAACTTCACCGGCGGCGAGGTTGGCGGCGCCATCACCGGCTTCGAGACCGTCGACATCAAGGAAAAGAACGGCGCCCGGATCGGCGGCACCGTTACGATCGAAGGCACCGGCACCACCGACGTGTCCCTCACCGGCACGAACTTCCTGAGCCGCGGCAGCAGCGCGCCCACATTCGACCTGTCGGGCGTGGACGAATTTGCGGTCTCCCGCTCGAAATTCCGCCTTTCGGGCCAGCAGGGCATCAACGAGCTGCGTCTCATCAACAACTCGCGTCTGGCGATTTCCGGGGCGGTCAGCCTCATCTCCGGCGGCTCGCGCGGCGGACTGGTGGCAAAGAATTCCATCATCGACGCGGTGGACGGAGCGGCGGACGACAGCCTGCGCATCTCGGCCGGGCGGTTCCAGAACTCCACCCTTCGGTTCGACGTGGATGCGGTGAGTGCCAACCAGCGGGCCGACCAGCTGATCTTCGACCGGCGCCGGATCAACCGGCAGCTGGAAGACCAGATCTCTGGCCGCAACATCCTCCAGGTCAATTTTGTCGCGCCGACCAGCGGCGAGGTGGAGGTGGAGATCGCGAAAATCTACGGCGACAGCGAAGTGCGCTTCATCCAGGCCGCGCTGTCGACCTTCAGCGCAGAGGGCATCGGCCCCAACTACGATCCGACGCGCGAACTGACCCTGCGGCCGGGAAACAACGGCACGGTCGTCCTGGTGTCCGCCGCTGTCGACGCGGGTGATTCCTTCGACCCGCCGCCCGCAGTTGCCAACGGCGCCGCCGCCGCGCTGACCAGCGGTGAGGTCGGTGAAATCAACACCCAGCTTGCCGATGGCGCCACAGGCTTCGGCGGAGGCGCCGGCCGCACGCAGATCTCGCCCACGTTCGGCGTCTTTTCCAACGGCTCCTTCGGCCGCGTCTTCCACGACGGATACTCGGTTTCCGGCGGCGGAACGAACCTTGCGACCCCCGATTTCACCGCAGACAATTTCTCGCTCTTTGCCACCGGCGAGCTGGACGCCTCCGCCCAGTGGGGCATCGAGGATATCGGTCTGCGCCTGTCGGTCTTCGGCGGCTACGTCCAGTCCTACGTGTCGCTGGACCGCAGCCTCGATGGCGGGCCGCCAACGCCGTTCACTAGCACCGGCTTCAACGAAGGCGCTGTGCTGGGCGGCTCGGTTCTGGTCAGCAAGATCCAGGGCGAGGGCAACCTCAACTATGCGCTGGGCAGCGTCGCGGGCCTGCTCGGTGAAACCGACACAACCAACGGCGACAACAACGGCAAGGGCAGCTACGGCACGCAAGGCCTGATCCTGTCGGCAAAAGTGGGCCGCAACATGCCCATCGCCGATCGGGTGCGCCTCGACCTGCGCTTCGGCGGCTCCTACGTCTATTTCCACGGCAACAGCTTCACCGACTCGGTGGGCACCAACTTCAGCGAGAGCGAAACCAGCTACGGCCTCCTCAACTTCGAGCCGGGCGTCTCCACCGCATTCGTCCTGGACAATGGCGTGCGCATCAACCCGACCGCCCGCGCGCTGATGCAGCTGCGGGTCGGCTACGACAACACCGCAGGCATCAACGGCACCAATTTCTCCTTCGACGACGCGGACTTCACGGTCGGCGGCGAGCTTGGCGCCACAGCAAACCTCACGGAGCGGCTGACCGCAGGCGCCGCCATTCAGGGACGTCTTTCGGAAGACCAGCGTTCGATCTTCGGAAAACTGTCTCTCAGCTATCGCTTTGGCGGCGGACGGGATTCGTAA
- a CDS encoding type VI secretion system ImpA family N-terminal domain-containing protein: MDIDFTSLAAPLADGSDGPDLGDDPQFAQFEADIEGFLPTKADDFYFGFRKINPDLDTFGARTLALLDRSRDVRLLVALAKIAALQASLPNTAAAMALIRHYLTERWDTVQPEAGESVHILRGVAVERLDEFAAFVLPLQYTPLVSDRNGQVCYRDHAVASGALSEREGDSHPSQSDIERVLARCDLDVLVAARDTAASMVDDLAAITLLWAARDTDPSSLVFRRLAPMLEKMAAFLDGSVANRDPALAKAAPEDETAEDPAAPAADAGATPSIGTVQTLWDAKAALIAASRYFEHNEPSSPAFLLLKKSQALIGLTFPQLIQQIAPDAVYSTAIPLPGRKRISLPMEKLTEEFAYVEVEAAEEQSPTQDYAAPDRASATALLSEVARWYRVSEPSNPIPLLLDKARELMSKDFASLLTELTVPDA; encoded by the coding sequence ATGGACATTGATTTCACGAGCCTTGCCGCTCCGCTTGCGGACGGCAGCGACGGCCCCGACCTTGGCGACGACCCGCAATTTGCCCAGTTCGAAGCCGACATCGAAGGCTTCCTGCCCACCAAGGCCGACGACTTCTATTTCGGCTTCCGCAAGATCAACCCGGATCTGGACACGTTCGGCGCGCGGACCCTTGCCCTCCTCGATCGCAGCCGGGACGTCCGCCTGCTGGTGGCGCTGGCCAAAATCGCCGCGCTGCAGGCAAGCCTCCCCAACACCGCCGCCGCAATGGCGCTCATCCGCCACTATCTCACCGAACGGTGGGACACCGTGCAGCCGGAAGCCGGCGAGAGCGTCCACATCCTGCGCGGCGTGGCGGTGGAACGGCTCGACGAGTTCGCGGCCTTTGTCCTGCCGCTGCAATACACACCGCTGGTGTCGGACCGGAACGGGCAGGTCTGCTACCGCGACCATGCGGTGGCCAGCGGTGCCCTCAGCGAACGCGAAGGCGACAGCCACCCCAGCCAGTCCGACATCGAACGCGTTCTCGCCCGCTGCGACCTCGACGTGCTGGTGGCCGCACGCGACACAGCCGCCAGCATGGTGGACGATCTTGCCGCCATCACCCTCCTCTGGGCCGCGCGCGACACCGACCCCTCCAGCCTCGTCTTCAGGCGTCTTGCGCCAATGCTGGAGAAGATGGCGGCCTTCCTCGACGGATCGGTTGCCAACCGCGATCCCGCCCTTGCCAAAGCCGCCCCGGAGGACGAGACCGCAGAGGATCCGGCGGCTCCCGCGGCGGACGCCGGCGCCACCCCGTCCATCGGCACCGTCCAGACCTTGTGGGACGCCAAGGCCGCCCTCATCGCCGCCTCCCGCTATTTCGAGCACAACGAACCCTCAAGCCCCGCCTTCCTCCTCTTGAAGAAGTCGCAGGCGCTGATCGGCCTCACGTTTCCGCAACTGATCCAGCAGATTGCGCCCGATGCGGTCTATTCCACCGCCATCCCGCTGCCGGGCCGCAAGCGGATCTCGCTTCCCATGGAAAAGCTGACCGAGGAATTCGCCTACGTCGAAGTGGAAGCGGCGGAGGAGCAAAGCCCCACCCAGGACTATGCGGCGCCGGACCGGGCAAGTGCCACGGCGCTGCTGTCCGAAGTCGCCCGCTGGTACAGGGTGAGCGAACCGTCCAACCCGATCCCGCTTCTGCTCGATAAAGCCCGCGAACTGATGTCGAAGGATTTTGCATCGCTCCTCACCGAACTGACGGTGCCGGACGCATGA
- a CDS encoding PAAR domain-containing protein: MGKPAARVADNVVHPIPPALAPGPGSVTVLIGGKPAWRGVMAAVAAGLQAAKQVSDTTIQVAETATLAAAGTPGAPAAKAAEETTKAAAAATMGSTISSAAGMADKHMCGTPLPIPPHGVGVVINGSPTVLINNLPACRMGDTLLEAVGPPNKIVSGDFTVSIG, encoded by the coding sequence ATGGGTAAGCCCGCTGCACGGGTCGCCGACAATGTCGTCCACCCGATTCCCCCTGCCCTCGCACCCGGCCCCGGATCGGTGACCGTGCTGATCGGCGGCAAGCCCGCCTGGCGCGGGGTGATGGCCGCCGTTGCCGCAGGCCTTCAGGCCGCCAAGCAGGTGAGCGATACCACCATCCAGGTGGCCGAAACCGCCACGCTGGCCGCCGCCGGAACGCCGGGCGCCCCCGCCGCCAAGGCGGCCGAAGAGACCACCAAGGCCGCTGCCGCCGCCACCATGGGCTCGACCATCTCCAGCGCGGCCGGCATGGCGGACAAGCACATGTGCGGCACGCCGCTGCCGATCCCGCCGCACGGCGTGGGCGTCGTCATCAATGGCAGCCCCACCGTGCTGATCAACAACCTGCCCGCCTGCCGGATGGGCGACACGCTGCTGGAAGCCGTCGGCCCGCCAAACAAGATCGTCTCCGGCGACTTCACCGTGTCGATCGGCTAG
- a CDS encoding protein kinase: MSGNEPTRVAGFGLTIPPGTRLNGIFEIEKQIGAGGMGMVYRAHNVETGDAVAIKIVRAEMADNLQVIALFRKEAAVLNQLFHDAIVRYYLFTSDPGIGRPYLATEFVEGTSLSDITGEGSLSRNEVLSLAERLADGLRAAHALSIFHRDISPDNVILPARDVKRAKIIDFGIARAATIGGGTVIGDSIAGKFDYMSPEQLGLYGGSVDARSDIYSLGIVLAEAMLGRGLNMGGTQLEVVEKRRKVPDLSGVEPGLRGLLTAMTQPKPQDRVASMGAVVEQAHALRTGISKKGGARPWAKIAAGVVVASLVAGGGALYLTEGDNDIPPDAENGPPPLMRQADSAEPARAAPPALVPVPDPAEDAVLEADARSTANSTANNAEPVTNQAPPPESPLSPPAAITQAPPDSAPDAEPEAPPPEVAALVPETAPAPEPGTAPATAAIPDAEPPVAQEPAAIEAAPAPDPEALPDPAGTGEPVPSEPADATVAEDTSDPDAFTAPPPEQKASAEPTPPEPTDAPGGTASVTHDTSRPAAIITPVRVEDEPAPITPPDQEIADDPAPDAETIVVAALPDTPETAAEPEGVTAAEQVGSVPVTEAAPDPEAPPVDLAAIDPDSAFAPSGEPQDSVLRYVRQSRLGPCTHIRLTSYGEASAVVDAFGDTVPPFQEFDSNFKESNGFEAQINLQIVTPAQCPLVDLADAVAPRDEGELRFQLDKDIIKPGDVLSGAVTGLDGRDLRIYLVASDGRLYGLDDLITRGQDDAALHTVMSGTSGPESGHLLLALAGNALPAVEISAAGSAAAEIAQIRAGLTKSSNVEAVLRYFKYGE, from the coding sequence ATGTCCGGCAACGAACCCACCCGCGTGGCCGGCTTCGGCCTCACCATCCCGCCCGGCACCCGCCTCAACGGCATCTTCGAGATCGAGAAGCAGATCGGCGCGGGCGGGATGGGCATGGTCTACCGCGCCCACAATGTGGAGACCGGCGACGCTGTTGCCATCAAGATCGTCCGGGCGGAGATGGCCGACAATCTTCAGGTGATTGCGCTGTTTCGCAAGGAAGCGGCGGTGCTCAACCAGCTCTTCCACGACGCCATCGTCCGCTACTACCTGTTCACGTCCGACCCCGGCATCGGGCGGCCCTATCTCGCCACCGAGTTCGTGGAGGGCACCTCGCTGTCCGATATCACGGGCGAGGGCTCGCTCAGCCGCAACGAGGTGCTGTCGCTGGCAGAGCGCCTTGCCGACGGCCTGCGCGCCGCCCACGCGCTCTCGATCTTCCACCGGGACATTTCGCCCGACAACGTGATCCTCCCGGCCCGCGACGTGAAGCGCGCCAAGATCATCGATTTCGGCATCGCGCGGGCGGCCACCATTGGCGGCGGCACGGTGATCGGCGATTCCATTGCCGGCAAGTTCGACTACATGTCGCCCGAGCAGCTCGGCCTTTATGGCGGCAGCGTGGATGCGCGCAGCGACATCTACAGCCTCGGCATCGTGCTGGCCGAGGCGATGCTGGGGCGCGGCCTCAACATGGGCGGCACGCAGCTGGAGGTGGTGGAGAAGCGCCGCAAGGTGCCGGACCTTTCCGGCGTCGAACCGGGCCTGCGCGGCCTCCTCACGGCCATGACCCAGCCCAAGCCACAGGACCGCGTGGCTTCGATGGGCGCCGTGGTGGAGCAGGCCCACGCGCTGCGGACGGGCATTTCCAAAAAGGGCGGCGCACGCCCTTGGGCAAAGATTGCCGCCGGCGTTGTGGTGGCGAGCCTCGTTGCGGGCGGCGGCGCGCTCTACCTCACCGAGGGCGACAACGACATTCCGCCGGACGCCGAAAACGGGCCGCCGCCCCTGATGCGCCAGGCCGACAGCGCGGAACCCGCGCGCGCCGCACCGCCTGCCCTCGTCCCCGTACCGGACCCCGCCGAGGACGCCGTCCTGGAGGCAGACGCACGGTCCACCGCCAACAGCACCGCAAACAACGCCGAGCCCGTCACCAACCAGGCGCCCCCGCCGGAAAGCCCGCTCTCGCCGCCGGCAGCGATCACCCAGGCGCCCCCCGACAGCGCACCGGATGCCGAGCCCGAAGCACCGCCGCCCGAGGTTGCCGCCCTCGTGCCCGAAACTGCCCCGGCGCCGGAACCCGGCACAGCGCCCGCCACGGCCGCCATCCCGGATGCAGAACCGCCCGTGGCGCAGGAGCCGGCCGCCATAGAGGCCGCGCCCGCACCAGACCCCGAAGCTCTTCCGGACCCAGCAGGCACCGGCGAACCGGTGCCCTCGGAGCCGGCGGACGCCACCGTTGCCGAGGACACGTCCGATCCGGATGCCTTCACGGCCCCCCCGCCGGAACAGAAGGCCAGCGCCGAACCGACCCCTCCAGAGCCCACGGACGCGCCGGGCGGCACCGCATCCGTGACGCACGACACATCCCGGCCGGCCGCCATCATCACGCCGGTGCGGGTGGAGGATGAGCCCGCGCCAATCACCCCGCCAGATCAGGAGATCGCGGACGATCCTGCGCCGGACGCCGAGACTATCGTGGTGGCGGCGCTGCCTGACACGCCCGAAACCGCCGCTGAGCCTGAAGGGGTCACTGCCGCGGAACAAGTCGGTTCCGTGCCGGTGACCGAAGCCGCGCCGGATCCGGAAGCGCCGCCAGTCGACCTGGCGGCCATCGACCCGGACAGTGCGTTCGCCCCCAGCGGCGAACCGCAGGACAGCGTCCTGCGCTATGTGCGCCAATCCCGCCTCGGCCCCTGCACCCATATCCGGCTGACCAGCTACGGCGAGGCCAGTGCCGTGGTGGATGCCTTTGGCGACACGGTCCCGCCATTTCAGGAGTTCGACAGCAACTTCAAGGAAAGCAACGGGTTCGAGGCGCAGATCAACCTTCAGATCGTGACGCCGGCCCAATGCCCGCTGGTGGACCTTGCCGACGCGGTCGCCCCGCGTGACGAGGGAGAGCTGCGCTTTCAGCTGGACAAGGACATCATCAAGCCCGGCGACGTCCTGTCAGGCGCCGTCACCGGGCTCGACGGGCGCGACCTCAGGATCTACCTCGTTGCCAGCGACGGGCGGCTTTACGGGCTGGACGACCTCATCACTCGCGGGCAGGACGACGCGGCACTCCACACCGTGATGAGCGGCACCTCAGGCCCGGAAAGCGGCCACCTGCTTCTGGCCCTCGCTGGCAATGCGCTGCCCGCAGTCGAGATTTCCGCTGCCGGCAGTGCAGCCGCGGAAATCGCGCAAATTCGTGCGGGCCTTACAAAGAGCAGCAATGTCGAGGCAGTTCTGCGTTACTTTAAATACGGCGAGTGA